A window of the Cystobacter fuscus genome harbors these coding sequences:
- a CDS encoding glycoside hydrolase family 31 protein — protein MRFDDISIEPTRITFWGPRTALEVRSPVPGVLRLRHAPALSHSAPAHRELLPKQSWSVVEHAELPLSLRREQEGAVVVVVAEGLSLEVTLATGAWRLRDGSGRELGQCESFSSEVMPDYPVTRFRSRLALHTPPDEAWLGFGEKVGSLDKRGMHFTFWNTDVVPHHPDTDPLYQSIPFSIGLREGVAWGVFLDESWRMEADVAAEDPSTLLWESAGPELDTYLIAGPMPADVVRRYTALTGRMPLPPLWSLGAQQSRWGYENAREIRSVLQGYRAHKIPLDVIYLDIDYMEGYKVWTWDRTRYPDPAGLAREAAAQGVRVVTIIDPGVKQEPGYRVYDEALANDYLVRNDRGSVLVGEVWPKPAVFPDFTRESVRAWWGQQHRAFLDVGISGFWNDMNEPACFKVINGDETFGVIGTRSLDKGRVEGPTLPHDARHGDKRHLEVHNVYAIGMARGAYEGLRALAPERRPFILTRAGSSGIQRYAAVWSGDNSSYWAHLELSVSMLLGLGLAGVSFVGSDVPGFLGRPTGELLVRWTQAGVFYPLFRNHSAKGTPYKEPWRFGEPYLSIAREWFERRYRLMPTLYSLMHESSQEGLPALRPLVMYSPGDAEALRMDDAFFFGRDLLVAPVARQGRTHRHVYLPEGRWLPFFNLGQSGGEVIEGRQHVLAEAPLDTVPMWLRAGGALALTEPALHTTTANWAHLTWHIHAAPRVEARLYEDAGEGYGASRLTRLTGTWADGRFVLERTTEGELLPARETETLCVYALSEPREVLGAREHRFVDGVLLVEVEAGWTRLEVKL, from the coding sequence ATGCGCTTCGACGACATCTCCATTGAACCCACCCGTATCACCTTCTGGGGTCCGCGCACCGCGCTCGAGGTACGCAGCCCCGTGCCGGGAGTCCTCCGGCTGCGCCACGCCCCCGCGCTCAGTCACTCCGCGCCCGCGCACCGGGAGCTGCTGCCCAAGCAGTCCTGGTCCGTCGTGGAGCACGCGGAGCTGCCGCTGTCCCTGCGCCGCGAGCAGGAGGGCGCCGTGGTGGTGGTGGTGGCGGAGGGCTTGTCCCTGGAGGTGACGCTCGCCACGGGCGCCTGGCGGCTGCGGGATGGCTCGGGCCGGGAACTGGGCCAGTGCGAGAGCTTCTCGAGCGAGGTGATGCCGGACTATCCGGTGACCCGCTTCCGCTCGCGGCTGGCCCTGCACACGCCCCCTGACGAGGCCTGGCTGGGCTTTGGCGAGAAGGTGGGCTCGCTGGACAAGCGCGGCATGCACTTCACCTTCTGGAACACGGACGTGGTGCCGCACCACCCGGACACGGATCCGCTCTACCAGTCCATTCCCTTCAGCATCGGCCTGCGCGAGGGCGTGGCCTGGGGTGTCTTCCTCGACGAGTCGTGGCGGATGGAGGCGGACGTGGCGGCGGAGGATCCCTCCACCCTCCTGTGGGAGTCCGCCGGTCCCGAGCTGGACACCTACCTCATCGCCGGCCCGATGCCCGCGGACGTGGTGCGGCGCTACACCGCGCTCACCGGACGCATGCCGCTGCCTCCGCTCTGGAGCCTCGGCGCGCAGCAGTCGCGCTGGGGTTACGAGAACGCCCGGGAGATCCGCTCCGTCCTCCAGGGCTACCGCGCCCACAAGATTCCGCTCGACGTCATCTACCTCGATATCGACTACATGGAGGGCTACAAGGTCTGGACGTGGGATCGCACGCGCTACCCGGACCCCGCGGGGCTCGCGCGCGAGGCGGCCGCGCAGGGCGTGCGCGTGGTCACCATCATCGATCCGGGCGTGAAGCAGGAGCCGGGCTACCGCGTCTATGACGAGGCGCTCGCCAACGACTACCTGGTGCGCAACGACCGGGGCAGCGTGCTCGTGGGCGAGGTGTGGCCCAAGCCCGCCGTGTTCCCGGACTTCACCCGCGAGTCGGTGCGCGCCTGGTGGGGCCAGCAGCACCGGGCCTTCCTGGACGTGGGCATCTCCGGCTTCTGGAACGACATGAACGAGCCGGCGTGCTTCAAGGTCATCAATGGCGACGAGACCTTCGGCGTCATCGGCACGCGCTCGCTGGACAAGGGCAGGGTGGAGGGGCCCACGCTGCCCCACGACGCCCGCCACGGAGACAAGCGGCACCTGGAGGTGCACAACGTCTACGCGATCGGCATGGCGCGCGGGGCGTACGAGGGGCTGCGCGCGCTCGCCCCCGAGCGACGGCCCTTCATCCTCACCCGCGCGGGCTCGTCCGGCATCCAGCGCTACGCCGCGGTGTGGTCGGGCGACAACTCGAGCTACTGGGCGCACCTGGAGCTGTCCGTCTCCATGCTGCTGGGCCTGGGGCTGGCGGGCGTGTCCTTCGTGGGCTCGGACGTGCCGGGCTTCCTGGGTCGCCCCACCGGCGAGCTGCTCGTGCGCTGGACGCAGGCCGGCGTCTTCTACCCGCTCTTCCGCAATCACTCCGCCAAGGGCACTCCGTACAAGGAGCCGTGGCGCTTCGGCGAGCCCTATCTGTCCATCGCCCGCGAGTGGTTCGAGCGGCGCTACCGGCTGATGCCCACGCTCTACTCGCTCATGCACGAGTCCTCGCAAGAGGGTCTGCCCGCGCTGCGGCCCCTCGTCATGTACTCACCCGGGGACGCCGAGGCGCTGCGCATGGATGACGCCTTCTTCTTCGGCAGGGATCTGCTCGTGGCCCCCGTGGCGCGCCAGGGCCGCACGCACCGGCACGTGTACCTGCCCGAGGGCAGGTGGTTGCCCTTCTTCAATCTCGGCCAGTCGGGGGGAGAGGTCATCGAGGGCCGTCAGCACGTGCTCGCCGAGGCTCCGCTGGACACGGTTCCCATGTGGTTGCGGGCGGGGGGAGCCCTCGCGCTCACCGAGCCCGCGCTGCACACGACCACGGCCAACTGGGCCCACCTCACCTGGCACATCCACGCGGCGCCGCGAGTGGAGGCCCGGCTGTACGAGGACGCGGGCGAGGGCTACGGCGCGTCGCGCTTGACGCGGCTGACCGGCACCTGGGCCGATGGCCGCTTCGTGCTGGAGCGCACCACCGAGGGCGAGCTGCTCCCGGCGCGCGAGACGGAGACGCTGTGCGTGTACGCCCTGTCCGAGCCGCGGGAAGTGCTCGGCGCACGCGAGCACCGCTTCGTGGACGGGGTGCTCCTGGTCGAGGTGGAGGCGGGTTGGACGCGCCTGGAGGTCAAGCTGTAG
- a CDS encoding vWA domain-containing protein, protein MTTIHHPTPDTLPETQRGPAEKLLDLVLGGSAHLWHNRPGLELQGVWYPARGASAELVRRGTPVKPGLFVPAAVKLYRQLLDIYQLNTDLMAHFASYALTQTDWRDLQVATSALMLVQHHSGQPVREEDGSIAFHDDDLRALGEAMVLHYERKSTRMLTPKAVLRVAELLETPEIAHLNREAGFGDAASRKPPLGRWKTAATRWLRVREQNPSQLQGLVNAGYKTTLQRLARKAGYKPQTQAFFEVLGWKQKQAPEGHRTVGLSGLTLVKRERFDGLEEAEICERIVRERLSYKEVVGRLPAGVGLTPAILAALLPSLSNKDLLLMTPTLEELGLMQDASVRARWEGAVRAASDQRALNIARNVRGQELKTKLEEASDNAARAAVAEAVAETDVRVMFLIDKSGSMQGAIEQSKEALTRILAGFPMDKLHVASFDTVGTVLKPKAASRTGVQHMLQGLQAGGGTTHASGVQALHRAGMRVPTEAKLIVIVVGDEEGEPGAQLARTFIECGYTVAALALMVSVAHSRGSTVRSCASTLRVPFSEVSVDQFSDPYQVPRVLKALLEAPTAAGAGPSGWVERVMRTPLLKKVA, encoded by the coding sequence ATGACGACGATCCACCACCCGACCCCCGACACCCTGCCCGAAACCCAGCGTGGCCCGGCGGAGAAGCTGCTGGACCTCGTGCTCGGCGGCTCCGCGCACCTGTGGCACAACCGCCCGGGGCTGGAGCTGCAGGGGGTCTGGTACCCGGCGCGAGGCGCCTCCGCGGAGCTCGTCCGCCGGGGCACGCCGGTCAAGCCCGGACTCTTCGTGCCCGCCGCGGTGAAGCTCTACCGGCAGTTGCTGGACATCTACCAGCTCAACACGGACCTCATGGCGCACTTCGCGTCCTACGCGCTCACCCAGACGGACTGGAGGGATCTCCAGGTGGCCACGAGCGCGTTGATGCTGGTGCAGCACCACTCGGGCCAGCCAGTGCGCGAAGAGGATGGCTCGATCGCGTTCCATGACGACGACCTGCGCGCCCTGGGCGAGGCCATGGTGCTGCACTACGAGCGCAAGTCCACGCGCATGCTCACGCCCAAGGCGGTGCTGCGGGTGGCCGAGCTGCTCGAGACACCGGAGATCGCCCACCTCAACCGCGAGGCCGGCTTCGGAGACGCCGCGTCCCGCAAGCCGCCGCTCGGCCGGTGGAAGACGGCGGCGACGCGGTGGCTGCGCGTGCGTGAGCAGAATCCGAGCCAGCTCCAGGGTCTGGTGAATGCGGGCTACAAGACCACGCTCCAGCGGCTCGCGCGCAAGGCGGGCTACAAGCCGCAGACGCAGGCCTTCTTCGAGGTGCTCGGCTGGAAGCAGAAGCAGGCCCCCGAGGGCCACCGCACGGTGGGCCTCTCCGGGCTCACGCTCGTCAAGCGCGAGCGCTTCGACGGGCTCGAGGAGGCGGAGATCTGCGAGCGGATCGTCCGCGAGCGCCTCTCCTACAAGGAGGTGGTGGGCCGGCTGCCGGCGGGCGTGGGACTGACGCCGGCCATCCTGGCGGCGCTGTTGCCGTCGCTGTCGAACAAGGATCTGTTGCTGATGACGCCCACGCTCGAGGAGCTGGGGCTGATGCAGGACGCGTCCGTGCGCGCGCGTTGGGAGGGAGCGGTGCGGGCGGCGAGCGATCAACGGGCGCTGAACATCGCGCGCAACGTGCGGGGCCAGGAGCTGAAGACGAAGCTGGAGGAGGCGAGCGACAACGCGGCGAGGGCGGCGGTGGCCGAGGCGGTGGCGGAAACGGACGTGCGGGTGATGTTCCTCATCGACAAGTCGGGCTCCATGCAGGGCGCCATCGAGCAGTCCAAGGAAGCGCTCACGCGCATCCTCGCGGGCTTCCCGATGGACAAGCTGCACGTGGCCTCGTTCGACACCGTGGGCACGGTGCTCAAGCCCAAGGCGGCCAGCCGCACGGGCGTGCAGCACATGCTCCAGGGGCTCCAGGCGGGTGGAGGCACCACGCACGCCTCCGGGGTGCAGGCGCTGCACCGCGCGGGCATGCGGGTGCCGACGGAGGCGAAGCTCATCGTCATCGTCGTGGGAGACGAGGAGGGTGAACCGGGCGCCCAGCTCGCGCGCACCTTCATCGAGTGCGGCTACACCGTGGCCGCCCTCGCGCTGATGGTGAGCGTGGCGCACTCACGGGGCAGCACGGTGCGCTCGTGCGCGAGCACGCTCCGGGTGCCCTTCAGCGAGGTGTCGGTGGATCAGTTCTCCGACCCCTACCAGGTGCCCCGCGTGCTCAAGGCGCTGTTGGAGGCGCCCACGGCGGCCGGGGCCGGTCCGTCCGGCTGGGTGGAGCGGGTGATGCGCACGCCCCTGTTGAAGAAGGTGGCGTGA
- a CDS encoding ATP-binding protein: MSTESVGSAQMADLTNCDKEPIHIPGAIQPHGVLLVLREPSLIICQSSENTEALLGCRVQELLGRSLDSLLPASEIASTRASLLSDRLQDNNPLKLTLHGGERERLFNGIAHRHQGRLFLELEPVAEPESLPFSSFYQQARGSMSRLRDAKDLRALCEEGVREVRRLTGFDRVIIYRFDPDWNGQVLAEDRRETADPYLGLHFPASDIPRQARELYVLNLLRIIAAVDYVPARIVSLPEEATQGPLDMSFCVLRSVSPIHLEYLRNMGAGSSMSISLLQEGRLWGLISCTHMSGSKYVPYEVRTACEFVGQFMSSFISSKEGYEHYDQRIRTKSIQGRLLERMTRVVDFAAELCQSPPELLELTGASGAAVYFNGRMTIIGKAPEDEQLQGLIRWLSSRPASQDVFATSCLLRHYPESEGFKDVAAGLIAASMSRGRHNYVLWFRPEVVQTVEWGGNPHKPVDMQDDQLRLHPRKSFALWKETVRGKSLPWKDYELEAARELRRNIIDVVLERSEELLKLNTELKRSNVELDSFAYAASHDLKEPLRGIHNYASLVLREDSEALRPSNRTRMDTVVRLTQRMESLINSLLHYSQVGRMELSLRETDLNDVLSSVLEVLKPRIEEARAEVRVPEPLLPARCDRVRMMEVFTNLITNALKYNDKEKKWVEIGARRDPELGPVYYVRDNGIGIKPEYHEAIFRIFKRLHGRDKYGGGTGTGLTIVKRLIERHNGRIWVESTHGEGTAFFFTLDSEKAPASELRPFGGEGGR, encoded by the coding sequence ATGAGCACGGAATCGGTCGGATCAGCCCAGATGGCGGACCTCACCAACTGTGACAAGGAGCCCATCCACATTCCGGGGGCCATCCAGCCCCATGGCGTGCTGCTGGTCCTGCGCGAGCCCTCGCTGATCATCTGCCAGAGCAGCGAAAACACCGAGGCGCTGCTCGGGTGCCGCGTCCAGGAACTGCTGGGCCGCTCCCTGGACTCGCTCCTGCCGGCCTCCGAGATCGCCAGCACCCGGGCGAGCCTCCTGTCGGATCGGCTCCAAGACAACAACCCCCTCAAGCTCACCCTGCATGGCGGGGAGCGCGAGCGGCTCTTCAACGGCATCGCGCACCGTCATCAGGGCCGGCTCTTCCTCGAGCTCGAGCCCGTGGCGGAGCCGGAGTCGCTGCCCTTCTCCAGCTTCTACCAGCAGGCGCGCGGCTCCATGTCCCGCCTGCGCGACGCGAAGGATCTGCGCGCCCTGTGCGAGGAGGGCGTGCGCGAGGTGCGCCGGCTCACGGGCTTCGATCGGGTCATCATCTACCGCTTCGACCCGGACTGGAACGGGCAGGTGCTCGCCGAGGACCGGCGGGAGACGGCCGATCCGTACCTGGGGCTGCATTTTCCCGCCTCGGACATCCCGCGCCAGGCGCGGGAGCTGTACGTGCTCAACCTGCTGCGCATCATCGCGGCGGTGGACTACGTGCCCGCGCGCATCGTCTCGCTGCCGGAGGAGGCCACGCAGGGGCCGCTCGACATGTCCTTCTGCGTGCTGCGCAGCGTGTCGCCCATCCACCTGGAGTACCTGCGCAACATGGGCGCGGGCAGCTCCATGAGCATCTCGCTGCTGCAGGAAGGGCGGCTGTGGGGCCTCATCTCCTGCACGCACATGTCCGGCTCGAAGTACGTGCCCTACGAGGTGCGCACGGCGTGTGAGTTCGTGGGCCAGTTCATGTCCTCGTTCATCTCCAGCAAGGAGGGCTACGAGCACTACGATCAGCGCATTCGCACCAAGTCCATCCAGGGCCGGCTGCTCGAGCGCATGACGCGTGTGGTCGACTTCGCCGCCGAGCTGTGCCAGTCGCCGCCCGAGCTGCTCGAGCTCACCGGGGCCTCGGGCGCGGCCGTCTATTTCAACGGGCGCATGACCATCATCGGCAAGGCTCCCGAGGACGAGCAGCTCCAGGGGCTCATCCGCTGGCTGTCGAGCCGGCCCGCGTCCCAGGACGTGTTCGCCACCAGTTGCCTGCTGCGGCACTACCCCGAGTCGGAGGGCTTCAAGGACGTGGCGGCCGGCCTCATCGCGGCCTCCATGTCGCGTGGCCGCCACAACTACGTGCTGTGGTTCCGCCCGGAGGTGGTGCAGACGGTGGAGTGGGGCGGCAACCCCCACAAGCCGGTGGACATGCAGGACGATCAGCTGCGGCTGCACCCGCGCAAGTCCTTCGCGCTCTGGAAGGAGACGGTGCGCGGCAAGTCGCTGCCCTGGAAGGACTACGAGCTGGAGGCGGCGCGGGAGCTGCGCCGCAACATCATCGACGTCGTGCTGGAGCGCAGCGAGGAGCTGCTCAAGCTCAACACGGAGCTCAAGCGCAGCAACGTGGAGCTGGACTCCTTCGCCTACGCCGCGAGCCACGATCTCAAGGAGCCCCTGCGCGGCATCCACAACTACGCGAGCCTGGTGCTGCGCGAGGACTCCGAGGCGCTGCGGCCCTCCAACCGCACGCGCATGGACACGGTGGTGCGGCTCACCCAGCGCATGGAGAGCCTCATCAACTCGCTCCTGCACTACTCGCAGGTGGGCCGCATGGAGCTGTCGCTCCGGGAGACGGACCTCAACGACGTGCTTTCCTCGGTGCTGGAGGTGCTCAAGCCGCGCATCGAGGAGGCGCGCGCCGAGGTGCGCGTCCCCGAGCCGCTGCTGCCCGCGCGCTGTGACCGGGTGCGGATGATGGAGGTCTTCACCAACCTCATCACCAACGCCCTCAAGTACAACGACAAGGAGAAGAAGTGGGTGGAGATCGGGGCGCGGCGCGACCCGGAACTCGGCCCCGTCTACTACGTGCGCGACAACGGCATCGGTATCAAGCCCGAGTACCACGAAGCCATCTTCCGCATCTTCAAGCGGCTGCACGGGCGCGACAAGTACGGCGGCGGCACGGGCACGGGGCTGACCATCGTCAAGCGCCTCATCGAGCGGCACAACGGTCGGATCTGGGTGGAGTCCACCCATGGGGAGGGCACCGCCTTCTTCTTCACCCTGGACAGCGAGAAGGCGCCCGCGTCCGAGCTGCGGCCCTTTGGTGGAGAGGGCGGACGATGA
- a CDS encoding response regulator: protein MNRDLPILVVEDNDEDFDMLQMTFQGACIPNPLFRCTEGEEALDFLHQRGRYAAVDSAPRPGLILLDLNLAGLDGRQVLEHMKNDGRLKSIPVLVFSTSDNPKDVQSAYAHGASGYLLKPVDLARFERMIRLFKEFWLDHIVMPEDDGREVAHG, encoded by the coding sequence ATGAACCGTGACCTGCCCATCCTCGTCGTGGAGGACAACGACGAGGACTTCGACATGCTCCAGATGACCTTCCAGGGCGCGTGCATCCCCAATCCCCTCTTCCGCTGCACCGAGGGCGAAGAGGCCCTGGATTTCCTGCACCAGCGGGGCCGCTATGCCGCCGTCGATAGTGCGCCGCGTCCGGGACTCATCCTCCTGGACCTCAACCTCGCTGGCCTGGATGGCAGGCAAGTACTCGAGCACATGAAGAACGATGGCCGCCTCAAGAGCATCCCGGTGCTCGTGTTCTCCACCTCCGACAATCCCAAGGACGTGCAGAGCGCCTATGCCCATGGCGCCAGCGGCTATCTGCTCAAACCCGTGGATCTGGCGCGGTTCGAGAGAATGATCCGGCTGTTCAAGGAGTTCTGGCTGGACCACATCGTGATGCCCGAAGACGATGGCCGAGAGGTCGCGCACGGATGA
- a CDS encoding sensor histidine kinase, with the protein MNSRLLTVLLVEDSPEDRDVFRTYLEEMGEYSYHFLEEDSADAALAICKREQVDCILLDYDLPELSGLGFLKRLVDEEGLLRPPVVMVTGRGNERIAVEALKGGASDYLVKSEVTPESLYRAVRNAVEKEDIRKRLTEQRALTGIAEARLQAALEVLERGDALLVLDKDFRILLVNSSQERLSQLRREDTLMRTLWDVWPEASRPESRFWFEYHRAMRERVTTHFEEYFAPLEMWADVSVYPTREGGIAIFFRDVSDRKRAEERVRAEERRRAEFEQQLIGIVSHDLRNPITAISLGVSLLLRRDDLDERILKTLVRVHSSAERTIRMVRDLLDFTQARLGGGIVVNRELTDLHPLLRLVVDEVQMSFPDREVRVEIDGDGLGAWDTDRMAQVITNLVTNALKYSPADTPVTVRARGDSDSVCLEVHNEGDPIPPQIKEHLFEPMRRGDGQVDRTSRSIGLGLFIVDHLIRAHGGTVSVRSVASEGTTFGVRLPRKAMTASVRRA; encoded by the coding sequence ATGAATTCCCGCTTGCTGACGGTGCTCCTGGTGGAGGACAGCCCGGAAGATCGGGACGTGTTCCGGACCTACCTGGAGGAGATGGGGGAGTACTCCTACCATTTCCTCGAAGAGGACTCGGCGGATGCGGCGCTCGCGATCTGTAAGCGTGAGCAGGTGGATTGCATTCTCCTGGACTATGACCTGCCCGAGCTCAGTGGCCTGGGCTTCCTCAAGCGGCTCGTGGACGAGGAGGGCCTGTTGAGGCCCCCGGTGGTGATGGTGACCGGGCGAGGCAACGAGCGCATCGCCGTCGAGGCGCTCAAGGGGGGCGCATCCGATTATCTGGTGAAGTCCGAGGTGACGCCGGAGAGCCTCTACCGCGCGGTGCGCAACGCCGTGGAGAAGGAGGACATCCGCAAGCGGCTCACCGAGCAGCGCGCCCTGACGGGAATCGCCGAGGCCCGGCTCCAGGCCGCCCTGGAGGTGTTGGAGCGCGGGGACGCCCTGCTCGTGCTCGACAAGGACTTCCGCATCCTGCTGGTCAACAGCAGCCAGGAGCGTCTCAGCCAGCTGCGGCGCGAGGACACCCTGATGCGGACCCTCTGGGACGTCTGGCCCGAGGCCTCCCGGCCCGAGAGCCGGTTCTGGTTCGAGTACCACCGCGCCATGCGCGAGCGGGTGACCACGCACTTCGAGGAGTACTTCGCGCCCCTGGAGATGTGGGCGGACGTGAGCGTCTACCCGACGCGCGAGGGTGGAATCGCCATCTTCTTCCGGGACGTCAGTGACAGGAAGCGGGCCGAGGAGCGCGTCCGGGCGGAGGAGCGGCGGCGCGCGGAGTTCGAGCAACAGCTCATCGGCATCGTCAGTCATGATCTGCGCAATCCCATCACCGCCATCTCCCTGGGCGTGTCGCTGCTCTTGCGCCGGGATGACCTGGACGAGCGCATCCTCAAGACGCTCGTGCGCGTGCACTCCTCGGCCGAGCGCACCATCCGGATGGTGAGGGATCTGCTCGACTTCACCCAGGCCCGGTTGGGCGGGGGCATCGTCGTCAACCGGGAGTTGACCGACCTGCACCCGTTGCTGCGGCTCGTGGTGGACGAGGTGCAGATGTCCTTTCCCGACCGCGAGGTACGGGTGGAGATCGACGGGGATGGACTGGGGGCATGGGACACGGACCGGATGGCCCAGGTCATCACCAACCTGGTCACCAACGCGTTGAAGTACAGCCCGGCGGATACGCCCGTCACGGTGCGCGCCCGCGGGGACTCCGATTCGGTATGTCTGGAGGTCCACAACGAGGGGGACCCCATTCCTCCCCAGATCAAGGAGCACCTGTTCGAGCCCATGCGGCGCGGGGATGGGCAGGTGGATCGGACGAGCCGCAGCATCGGGCTGGGCCTGTTCATCGTGGACCACCTCATCCGCGCCCACGGGGGCACCGTCAGCGTGCGCTCCGTCGCGTCCGAGGGCACCACCTTCGGGGTGCGGCTGCCACGCAAGGCCATGACCGCTTCCGTGCGGCGCGCGTAG
- a CDS encoding metallophosphoesterase, which yields MSSRTIVIGDLHGCYDEALELLARVGATSSDRIIFAGDLVDRGPKPRECVELAMRHECILGNHEEKHLQQRRRRDEDLLPDHLRTRQALGPEHLDYFATLPHFIRLPEYQAAVVHAGVLPGKSMEEQEPYHLLHAQCVRPPERKSYWPSKAPADYRFWTNHWRGPERVIFGHTVFDRPLVTEYAVGIDTGCVHGRSLTAVVLPSWEIVSVPARGASRGGRDVTLLPVHGEVCTFS from the coding sequence ATGTCGTCCCGAACGATCGTCATCGGAGACCTCCACGGCTGTTACGACGAGGCCCTGGAGCTGCTCGCCCGGGTGGGCGCCACCTCGAGTGATCGAATCATCTTCGCGGGGGACCTGGTCGACCGGGGACCCAAGCCCCGCGAGTGTGTCGAGCTGGCCATGCGCCACGAGTGCATCCTCGGCAACCACGAGGAGAAGCACCTGCAACAGCGCCGCCGGCGGGATGAGGATCTGCTGCCGGATCACCTCAGGACCCGGCAGGCCCTGGGCCCCGAGCACCTCGACTACTTCGCCACCCTGCCCCACTTCATCCGGCTGCCCGAGTACCAGGCCGCCGTCGTCCACGCCGGAGTGCTGCCCGGCAAGTCCATGGAGGAGCAGGAGCCGTACCACCTGCTCCATGCCCAGTGTGTCCGGCCGCCGGAGCGCAAGAGCTACTGGCCCTCCAAGGCGCCCGCGGACTACCGCTTCTGGACGAACCACTGGCGAGGCCCCGAGCGCGTCATCTTCGGACACACGGTGTTCGACCGGCCGCTCGTCACCGAGTACGCGGTGGGCATCGATACCGGGTGCGTCCATGGCCGCTCGCTCACGGCGGTGGTGCTGCCCTCGTGGGAGATCGTCTCGGTGCCCGCGCGCGGGGCCTCTCGGGGCGGCAGAGACGTGACGCTGCTGCCCGTACACGGCGAGGTCTGCACGTTCTCCTGA